The following are from one region of the Hymenobacter radiodurans genome:
- a CDS encoding MATE family efflux transporter: MVGRFLRGSLGSTLGIGARTGGALLLNKMLALYGGPGGLTLLAHFQNLLALFTTLPNDGVHVGVVKYLAPLRVGSGRYRAWFGAGIILNIVGLLLGGLALVLAPGPLVGVFRLTAGWFLWFALGISMLSAHALLGSVLLAAGRLRAYVWLTVTLTMLSVSGVGFALTFRLPIEQVLLIYLLAQGLTLLPTVAVCWRAGLLPRIRGKVSQAALRGLGRFLLMAGSLLLFGTAVNFALREVLIARFGLAQTDLWQAVAKVSDNYTMVFTGLMSSVYYPRLAALSTQPTAQRAYVRTVLLLLAPVLAVGLGMIYLLRDWLLPLLFDARFAAASYLFAPQLLGDWVKFLTWILLFLLTAKAQVGRYVAVQAGSAMLYVALLQGLLPHYGLLGVPLAHAARFGVLLLICVVYFRSYVQRGPDER; encoded by the coding sequence ATGGTTGGGCGGTTTTTGCGCGGCTCATTGGGTTCCACACTAGGCATTGGAGCGCGGACGGGTGGGGCTCTGCTTCTGAACAAAATGCTGGCGCTGTACGGTGGTCCCGGTGGGCTTACCCTGTTGGCGCACTTTCAGAATTTACTGGCGCTGTTCACCACCTTGCCTAACGATGGGGTGCATGTGGGGGTGGTAAAGTACCTGGCGCCATTGCGCGTTGGCTCCGGCCGCTACCGAGCTTGGTTTGGGGCAGGTATCATCCTGAATATAGTAGGCCTGCTGCTGGGTGGCTTAGCATTGGTGCTGGCGCCGGGACCCTTGGTCGGCGTATTCCGACTCACCGCTGGCTGGTTCTTGTGGTTTGCTTTGGGAATTAGTATGCTCTCGGCGCATGCCCTGCTTGGCTCCGTCTTGCTGGCCGCCGGGCGGCTGAGGGCCTATGTCTGGCTAACGGTGACGCTTACTATGCTAAGCGTGAGTGGAGTAGGATTTGCCTTGACGTTCCGATTGCCTATTGAGCAAGTGCTACTTATTTATCTGCTGGCCCAGGGCCTTACGCTGCTGCCGACGGTGGCCGTATGTTGGCGGGCAGGTCTGTTGCCGCGCATACGTGGCAAGGTGAGCCAGGCCGCCTTACGGGGCTTAGGTCGCTTCCTGCTAATGGCGGGCAGTTTGCTTTTGTTTGGGACGGCCGTGAATTTCGCGCTCCGCGAAGTGCTGATTGCGCGCTTCGGCTTGGCCCAAACTGACCTCTGGCAAGCCGTGGCTAAAGTTTCAGACAACTACACAATGGTATTTACCGGCCTGATGAGCAGCGTGTACTACCCCCGACTGGCCGCCCTCAGCACCCAGCCAACCGCGCAGCGCGCTTATGTGCGAACGGTGCTGCTGCTGTTGGCGCCGGTGCTAGCGGTGGGGCTTGGGATGATCTATCTGCTGCGCGACTGGTTACTGCCGTTGCTTTTCGATGCGCGTTTTGCGGCTGCCAGCTATCTTTTTGCACCCCAGCTCCTGGGCGATTGGGTTAAATTTCTGACCTGGATTTTGCTGTTTCTGCTTACGGCCAAGGCACAGGTAGGGCGCTACGTGGCCGTGCAGGCGGGTTCGGCAATGTTGTATGTGGCTTTATTGCAAGGATTGTTGCCTCATTATGGTCTGCTGGGGGTGCCACTGGCGCATGCGGCACGTTTCGGGGTGCTGCTGCTGATTTGTGTGGTATACTTTCGGTCTTATGTACAGCGCGGCCCCGATGAACGATAA
- a CDS encoding acyl-ACP desaturase yields MLATVTSRGEVLQHLESFLRENMGSFLKKVEDSWQPSDFLPDSRLDTFFDEVKLMRERAKELSYDLLAVLIGDTITEEALPNYEAWFHQLDDLNRDPNNGWAQWIRGWTAEENRHGDLLNRYLYLSGRVNMREFEVSTQYLIADGFDLGTAHDPYRAFIYTSYQEAATNLSHRRVGTLARKAGDDQLSKLCGMIAGDESRHARVYQTFVDKIFEVDPSEMMLAFEDMMRKKIVMPAHYMREMGVDMGKTFGHFTDAAQRLGVYTSQDYTDILEGLINTWKIDQITGLNGQAEKAREYIMALPNRLRRVADRMPVPKLEYKFKWIE; encoded by the coding sequence ATGCTCGCAACCGTAACCTCCCGCGGGGAGGTGCTTCAGCATCTGGAATCCTTTTTACGGGAAAACATGGGCTCCTTCCTCAAGAAAGTGGAGGACAGCTGGCAGCCCTCCGATTTCTTGCCCGACTCCCGCCTTGATACGTTTTTTGACGAAGTAAAGCTCATGCGTGAGCGCGCCAAAGAACTCAGCTACGACCTGCTAGCGGTACTCATTGGCGATACGATTACGGAAGAAGCACTCCCGAATTACGAAGCTTGGTTTCACCAGCTCGATGACCTCAACCGCGACCCCAATAACGGCTGGGCGCAGTGGATTCGGGGCTGGACAGCAGAAGAGAACCGGCATGGCGACTTGCTCAACCGTTACCTCTACCTCTCGGGCCGCGTGAATATGCGCGAGTTTGAGGTGAGCACGCAGTATCTGATTGCTGATGGCTTCGACCTCGGCACTGCTCACGACCCCTATCGCGCGTTCATTTATACAAGCTATCAGGAAGCTGCTACCAACCTCTCGCACCGTCGTGTAGGTACGCTGGCCCGCAAGGCCGGTGATGATCAGCTTTCTAAGCTCTGTGGTATGATTGCTGGCGACGAGTCGCGTCACGCCCGTGTCTATCAGACGTTTGTAGATAAGATCTTCGAAGTCGATCCATCCGAAATGATGCTGGCCTTCGAGGATATGATGCGCAAAAAGATTGTGATGCCGGCCCACTACATGCGCGAGATGGGCGTAGATATGGGCAAAACCTTTGGTCACTTCACCGACGCCGCTCAGCGCCTCGGCGTATACACCAGCCAAGACTACACTGATATTCTGGAAGGCCTCATCAATACCTGGAAAATTGACCAAATTACTGGCCTCAATGGTCAGGCTGAAAAGGCTCGTGAGTACATTATGGCGCTACCTAACCGCCTGCGCCGCGTAGCCGACCGTATGCCTGTACCGAAGCTCGAATACAAGTTTAAGTGGATTGAGTAA
- a CDS encoding glycosyltransferase family A protein has product MVALCHNHAPFLREALDSILAQTYPALEVFLVDNGSTDASPQILGEYAAANPSWKLTLHTQNLGLCAGFNQAYRQSRGLF; this is encoded by the coding sequence ATTGTAGCGCTATGTCACAACCACGCGCCTTTTCTGCGTGAAGCGCTGGATTCTATTTTAGCCCAAACTTACCCGGCGCTTGAGGTTTTTCTGGTTGATAACGGCAGCACCGATGCCAGTCCCCAGATTTTGGGCGAGTATGCGGCTGCCAATCCAAGCTGGAAGCTCACGCTGCATACCCAAAACCTGGGTTTATGCGCTGGCTTCAATCAGGCTTACCGACAGTCGCGGGGGCTTTTTTAA
- a CDS encoding phytanoyl-CoA dioxygenase family protein yields MKASINAREVTYQIEGESGQAENKVLLADSIDLTRGTSWADDGYTVAEFLSAPEQRQLQAGLEALVREALVAAGLLVAADFPVADYHKVIGDDQQRHLAVVNLTKEYIIDRLPVPAALLEARVSELCGHPVQAYNPFDQMRLFHLRLVRPGRSDNNPLHRDVWLPDYDDCINIYVPVTGSTADSSLSLVPGSHWWPENRVERTQNGAVYNGVAYTVPAVKQTAEPLELIRPNPGPAEVLLFSPYLLHGGAVNLNADATRLSLEMRFWPVETIG; encoded by the coding sequence ATGAAAGCTAGCATTAACGCACGTGAGGTAACGTACCAAATTGAGGGCGAAAGTGGCCAGGCCGAAAACAAAGTGCTTCTGGCTGATAGCATCGACCTTACCCGTGGTACCTCTTGGGCTGATGATGGCTATACGGTGGCGGAATTTCTGTCGGCGCCTGAGCAGCGGCAACTACAGGCTGGCCTTGAAGCATTAGTACGCGAAGCTTTGGTAGCGGCAGGCCTGCTGGTCGCGGCGGATTTTCCGGTGGCTGACTACCACAAGGTGATTGGCGATGACCAACAGCGGCATCTAGCAGTCGTAAATTTGACGAAGGAATACATAATTGACCGACTGCCAGTGCCGGCGGCGCTGCTGGAGGCCCGGGTTTCGGAGCTATGCGGCCACCCCGTTCAGGCGTATAACCCTTTTGATCAGATGCGTCTGTTTCATCTGCGTCTGGTAAGGCCCGGCCGCTCCGATAATAATCCGCTCCACCGTGATGTGTGGCTGCCTGACTATGATGATTGCATTAACATCTATGTGCCGGTAACAGGTAGCACTGCCGACTCATCCCTGAGCCTGGTTCCGGGAAGTCATTGGTGGCCCGAAAACCGGGTAGAGCGAACCCAGAATGGGGCTGTATACAATGGCGTTGCCTACACGGTGCCGGCCGTCAAGCAAACAGCTGAACCTTTGGAGCTTATTCGTCCTAATCCAGGTCCAGCGGAAGTATTACTCTTTTCGCCCTACCTACTACACGGTGGCGCAGTAAATCTTAACGCAGATGCCACCCGCTTATCCTTGGAAATGCGATTTTGGCCAGTAGAAACGATTGGTTAA
- a CDS encoding ArnT family glycosyltransferase yields the protein MSAPTLRLLPHATLVFVGLFTIAFFLFAHEGLYDYDDYNYARYAHQLATGTFDLAPEPGHRDYTPLHQRLLVFGPVALFYKLLGVGIFTTTFWPLLCTLGTSLIFYLLYRQRVPVVASAAILLLGLHYFTLNLSIYLYPDNVLMFFAAGSAAALLHGRRPERKHPVWWGFGFALLNFAAFLSKETIVYYLPFYLGILLLDLWHRRHGRFWLAALCTGITLLAIYLAVYQAAAHDWLYRFDVIESINEVRKVGNTSAGYGGLVARITYMPLQLLLGTGLGVVLLLVLVATTWRNRLSNDARFWLALAGSSLAFYWLGSTSFSYYNPNSLLPRMLTPLLPPLCLAAGFGLEYFARTGRGGWVLALGLLAELHGCEVASVLFMAYWGLFCINGRTNINGVWSQNSWASGSGNRIFCCCHAGCIRHSLGHSSYLLSDAAEQIGLLCPAAYHAAGITWAGWGRRLDG from the coding sequence GTGTCAGCGCCTACCCTCCGTCTACTACCCCACGCTACGCTTGTCTTCGTTGGGCTTTTCACGATTGCCTTTTTCCTTTTCGCACATGAGGGCCTTTATGATTACGATGACTACAATTATGCCCGCTATGCCCACCAGCTAGCCACTGGCACCTTCGACCTAGCCCCCGAACCCGGCCATCGTGATTATACCCCGCTCCACCAACGCCTACTGGTTTTTGGGCCGGTAGCCCTATTCTATAAGTTGCTGGGCGTCGGAATATTTACAACTACCTTCTGGCCCTTGCTCTGCACGCTCGGCACCAGCCTAATTTTTTATCTGCTTTATCGACAGCGGGTTCCAGTGGTTGCCAGTGCGGCGATTTTATTACTGGGTCTGCATTACTTCACCCTCAACCTCAGCATCTACCTCTATCCCGATAATGTACTGATGTTTTTTGCGGCGGGCAGCGCGGCAGCGCTCCTGCACGGCCGCCGCCCCGAGCGGAAGCACCCCGTTTGGTGGGGCTTTGGTTTTGCCCTGCTGAACTTTGCGGCCTTCCTGAGCAAGGAAACCATCGTTTACTACCTTCCTTTTTACCTGGGCATCCTGCTGCTCGATTTATGGCATCGCCGCCACGGCAGGTTTTGGCTAGCTGCACTATGCACCGGAATTACCTTACTGGCCATTTATTTGGCTGTATATCAGGCGGCTGCACATGATTGGTTGTATCGCTTCGACGTTATTGAATCGATTAACGAGGTGCGAAAAGTAGGTAACACGTCCGCTGGCTACGGCGGTCTAGTAGCCCGCATAACTTATATGCCACTTCAGCTACTTCTAGGTACCGGGCTTGGAGTCGTGTTGCTGCTTGTGTTGGTAGCCACAACCTGGCGCAACCGCTTGAGCAACGACGCTCGCTTTTGGTTAGCATTAGCGGGCAGTTCGCTGGCCTTTTACTGGCTGGGAAGCACGTCATTCAGCTACTACAATCCTAATTCGCTGCTGCCTCGCATGCTCACCCCACTCCTGCCACCGCTGTGCTTGGCGGCGGGCTTTGGCTTAGAATATTTTGCGCGCACAGGCCGGGGCGGCTGGGTGCTAGCCCTGGGGTTGTTGGCGGAGCTGCATGGCTGCGAAGTAGCATCAGTATTGTTTATGGCCTATTGGGGGCTTTTTTGCATTAACGGCCGCACTAATATCAACGGAGTTTGGTCGCAAAATAGCTGGGCGAGTGGGTCCGGGAACCGCATTTTTTGCTGCTGCCACGCTGGCTGTATTAGGCATAGTCTTGGCCATTCGTCCTACTTACTTTCTGATGCAGCCGAGCAAATCGGGCTACTTTGCCCAGCAGCGTATCATGCAGCAGGAATTACGTGGGCCGGCTGGGGGCGTCGTCTTGATGGATAA
- the corA gene encoding magnesium/cobalt transporter CorA, translating into MEPTSSQPTATPATDSPEMEHPNGVADRAATRQAREQSVGQRPGTLTLRSDAMVPRLFMISYTNDFFLEKEYSSYSELMQYFQANQHLKHWIDVRGYNDLALLQRLMTDFAIHPLLMEDVLSDYQRAKVDILDDGRLFMVSRMTEFTPLLEIDDDQLSIFTGPNYILSFQDDYDDCLDAVRNRLRSGFSQIKTRSSLYLAYALTDVVLDHYYPTMAAIGDYIETLEHRILTGRRGDRRLLNRILHVKKDIIRFRRLVYPEREKIAEILRQPDDVIPDDIKLFFRDCYDHAIQSLDLAESYRESVTSLVDLFMSDQSNRMNEVMKVLTIISSIFIPLSFVVGLYGMNFQREAPDGRINHLNMPELYEPWGYPVLLGALAIIVTGQLIYFYRKGWLTSR; encoded by the coding sequence ATGGAACCTACTTCATCGCAACCTACTGCAACCCCGGCGACCGACAGCCCGGAAATGGAGCATCCAAATGGCGTAGCCGACCGCGCCGCTACCCGGCAGGCCAGGGAGCAATCCGTGGGTCAACGGCCAGGCACGCTTACCCTCCGCTCCGATGCGATGGTCCCGCGCTTATTCATGATTTCGTACACCAATGATTTCTTCCTAGAGAAAGAGTACAGCAGCTATAGTGAGCTAATGCAGTATTTCCAGGCCAACCAGCATCTGAAGCACTGGATTGACGTGCGCGGCTACAACGACTTGGCCCTGTTACAGCGTCTGATGACCGATTTCGCAATTCACCCGCTCCTGATGGAAGATGTGCTCAGCGACTATCAGCGAGCCAAAGTGGATATTCTTGATGATGGACGGCTGTTTATGGTTTCGCGCATGACGGAGTTCACACCGCTTCTTGAAATTGACGACGACCAGCTTTCCATCTTCACGGGGCCCAACTACATCCTCAGCTTTCAGGATGACTACGATGATTGTCTGGATGCCGTTCGCAACCGGCTGCGCTCCGGCTTTAGCCAGATTAAAACTCGCTCTTCGCTTTATCTGGCCTATGCACTCACTGATGTAGTGCTCGATCACTACTACCCGACCATGGCCGCCATTGGCGACTATATCGAAACCCTCGAACATCGGATCTTGACTGGGCGGCGGGGCGACCGGCGCTTGCTCAACCGGATTTTGCACGTTAAGAAAGACATCATCCGCTTCCGGCGCTTGGTGTACCCGGAGCGCGAGAAAATCGCGGAAATTCTGCGCCAGCCCGACGACGTGATTCCTGATGATATCAAGCTATTCTTCCGCGACTGCTACGACCACGCTATCCAAAGCCTTGACCTGGCCGAGAGCTACCGTGAATCCGTTACCAGCCTCGTCGATCTGTTTATGTCGGACCAAAGCAACCGCATGAATGAGGTAATGAAGGTGCTTACCATCATCAGTAGCATCTTCATTCCGCTGAGCTTTGTAGTAGGCTTGTACGGGATGAATTTTCAGCGTGAAGCGCCCGATGGCCGCATCAACCACCTCAATATGCCAGAACTCTACGAGCCCTGGGGCTACCCCGTCCTGCTGGGTGCCCTGGCTATTATTGTAACTGGTCAGCTTATCTACTTCTATCGCAAAGGCTGGCTTACTAGCCGATGA
- a CDS encoding glycosyltransferase family protein, translating to MRWLQSGLPTVAGAFLIDFATDDVLLPERVAQQVAAFQRLPASYGVVYSDAELIDEQSRFMRHHFRRTANGLQPRPASGDVFVDVLERYFISTPTMMMRRATFDELGGYDETLYYEDFDFWVRAARNWHFYFLDEVTTRKRKHPQAMSRTAYLPSDPHLDSTIQTCHKALGLCKNPRELAALAVRLRWEMRQTVRWGNFRHSLAFYALLRQTNNAGFLDWLLARWSRLRG from the coding sequence ATGCGCTGGCTTCAATCAGGCTTACCGACAGTCGCGGGGGCTTTTTTAATTGATTTTGCCACCGATGATGTGCTGCTGCCCGAGCGCGTAGCGCAGCAGGTAGCTGCTTTTCAGCGCCTTCCGGCCAGCTATGGCGTAGTATATTCCGATGCCGAGTTGATTGATGAGCAGTCGCGCTTCATGCGCCACCATTTCCGGCGTACTGCGAATGGCCTACAGCCGCGCCCGGCCTCCGGCGACGTATTTGTGGATGTATTGGAGCGCTACTTTATCAGTACCCCTACCATGATGATGCGCCGCGCCACCTTCGACGAGCTGGGGGGCTACGATGAAACCCTCTATTATGAGGATTTCGATTTCTGGGTTCGGGCGGCGCGCAACTGGCATTTTTACTTTCTGGACGAGGTAACTACCCGCAAGCGCAAGCATCCGCAGGCTATGTCGCGCACCGCCTACTTACCCTCCGATCCTCATCTGGATTCCACCATCCAGACTTGCCATAAGGCGCTAGGTTTGTGTAAAAACCCGAGGGAGTTGGCAGCTTTAGCGGTGCGCCTGCGCTGGGAGATGCGGCAAACGGTACGCTGGGGCAATTTCAGGCACTCACTGGCCTTTTATGCGTTATTACGTCAAACAAATAATGCGGGCTTCCTCGATTGGCTATTGGCCCGCTGGAGTCGCCTGCGCGGTTAA